The following is a genomic window from Trachemys scripta elegans isolate TJP31775 chromosome 7, CAS_Tse_1.0, whole genome shotgun sequence.
CCCCAGTACGTCACCCCTCCTTCTGGTGTGAGGGGCCCACGGGGTCCCCCTTCCTGTGCACTCACTGGTTCTCATCCAGGTCCCCAAATTTGCAGAGGTAGGGGAAGTTGTTGCGGATGATTTTGAACTCCTCCTGGGAGATGTGGCCGTCTCCATCCACGTCGAAATTCCGGAACACGGACTGCAAGGGGCAGCAGAGAGCGGAGGGAGAGTCAGGCCTAGGGGTACGCCACCCCCTACACAGCCCCAGGCACAAGGAGTAcggggggtgctgcagcgcccctgggctgccagccccacacccggGTCTTTGCTCCCGGCCTCAGGCCACATGGACACAGGGGGCAGCAGAGAGCGGAGGGAGGGTCATCCCTAGGGGTACGCCACCCTCTATGCAGCcccagaggcccccccccacacacacacacggactaCAGGGGGCAGCAGAGATTGGGGGGGGTCAGTTCAAGGTACCCTGCCCTAACACACAGTCTCAGAGCGCCCCCCCACCCACAAAAACTCAGAGCATGGTGTCCAAGGTCCCTGCTCTCACCTCTACCATCTTCTCAATGTGTGTCCGCACCAGCGTCTGGTCCGGTTTCGGTTTCACAGCCAAGGCCCACTCGTCTATGTCAGCCGGTCGGCTTGGGGGGGAacaggaggtggggctggacGGCTGGATGGACATACAGAGACATATTCTCTGAGTGATCCCCTGGCCAGCGCTGAGATGcaaccagctctggggtggaCCGCAGGGGCTGTTCATACCAGGATCCCTTGCCCGGTGTTGCGGCCcaagggctggagctgggggggtgTTAGTGAACGTGTGGGACCCGGCAGCTCCCTCTCTCTGGACAGGAAGCTCAGCCCCCAGGGAGCAGAGCGGAAGGCAGCTGCGAATGCGCCTGGGAACCAGCTGCTGGGGCCGGATGGGACAGAGACGCCATGGCCTGCTgctcccccccattccccacaggGGGCAACCGAAGGGTCATGGCCCTGGGGGGGGACGGGGCACAAGTCACACAGCGTTGTGCACTCACACACGCACTCACGGCCGACTTGCCACGGGGTTCTCTCTGCAGCGACAGCTGGTAGATCTCCTCCTCTGTCTGGTACTGATCCAGCGACACCTGGGGGAGCACAGCCCGTcagacagtgggggtggggggttcaccAGGAGCTGGCTGACAAGGTTGGCGTTGGCCTCAGAGAGCGGGTTGATGATCTGGGGTGCAGGGAGCtacagggaggaagggagtgcACTGCAGGTTGGGACGTAATGAGGGATGCGGTGGGGGGTCCGGGAGTTGGGATGCAATCGGGATGCAGTGAGGTTCAGGGGCTGGAGTGCAGGTGGTACTATGGGGGTGCAGTGAGAGGTCCAGCAGTTGGGGTGCAATGGGGGTGCAGAGGGCGGGGTCTCACTGTGAGCAGGTTGATGAGGTCCATGTTGGCCTCAAAGGGCGGTTTGATGCTCTGCACCAGCACCAGCTCGTTGAGGATTCCGAAGAGCTGCTGCATCTTGGTGCCGTTGACGCGGGTGTGGGCCCGGTCCAGCCAGTCAGGCAGTGCCACGTGCACGGCCACCAGGTCCTTGAGGTGCACACCCAGGATGGGGAAGCGGAAGCCGACGCAATCGGCCAGGCGGCGCCGGTAGCGGCTGTAGTTCCCCAGCGAGGTCACCAGCTCCGTCATGGACTCCCACAGCTGGGAAGGACGGGGGGTcaggggctgggcccagagcAAGACCCCAGCCTCGCCCCAGAGCTCTCCTgaccccccaaccccgccccagaCCCCAACCTCGCCCCAGAGCTCCCCCAACCTCCCAACACCACCCCAGAGCTCCCCCAACCCCTCAACACTGCCCCAAACCCTAACCTCGCCCCAGAGTTCTCCCAACCCCCCCAACACTGCCACAGACCCCAACCTTGCCACAGAGCTCCCCcaaacccccaaccccaccccagagctcccctacccctcaaccccaccccagagctctccCAACTCCCCAACACCGCCCCAGACCCCAACCTCACCCCAGAGCTCTCCGACCCCCCAACACCACCCCAGATCCCAACCACAGATCTCAGATCGCCACAGAGCTCCCCCaatcccccaaccccaccccagagctccccCGACCCCACAACCCTGCCCcagaccccaaccccaccccagagctcccacaaCCCTGCCCCAGACCCCCCAGACCCCCCagaccccaaccctgccccagagctcccccaacccccaacaCTGCCCCAGACCTCAACCACCCAAGCCCACCCTAACCCCCCCCAAGACCCCAAACCCCCCAACACTGTCCCAGGCCCCTGagaccccaaccccaccccaaccGCCTGATTATCATCTCACCCTCCAGCATTGCCCCAGCCCCTCGAGTATCAccccagccctcttccccccGGCCCTGCACCCTGTACCTTGGTGGTCTCAGAGCTGACGTGGCTGTGGGTCTCTTTGAGGCGGGAGATGGAGCTGTGACTCAGCCCCCCCCACCACGGCCATCAGCGTGTTGAAATTCTGCAGCTGCAGGAGTCTCTGCAGGGATGGCCAGCCGGAGGGGGATCCAGCCGAGGGACGGTGGAGATCAGTGGCGGAGAGAGAGGTCGGATTAGTTCCAAGGACAGAGGAGTGGGACCCGGGGACATTCACacctggagcccagctggggctcagcGTACAATGggccagcagggggctgtgggtcaggattgaggggcccCTCACCTGCGCCACCAGGATGAAACGGGTGATGACCTGCGCCCGCTGCTGGGCGGTCGGCTTGCTCAGCACCATGAGCTGCACCCATTGTGAGACGCTGTTGAAAAGGGTGATGAACCGCTCCAGGATGGGGTTGTCCACAGTGCAGCCATGCATGACGAAGCTGTGATAGTCCTGGAACTGGGATGGAAACAGGGCGTCAGGGCCTGCCCCACGGGAGGGGGGAACATAGGGGGTGTGGCAGTGCCTGCCCCATGGGGGAGCATGGGGGTTCAGTGCCTGCCACACGGACATAGAGGGTGGGGAAGTGCCTGCCCCACGGGGGGAGGAAAGGTCATTCCCAAAGCAGTCCTCCACCCCcagcagcctccccagccccttgGCAGCCCCTCCTGGCTGCCGCAGGGTCTCCGCCCCGCACCAGGATCTTGCAGAAGGAGCGGTACTCCAGGTAGGTGAGATGCTCCGCCAGCTCGGAGGACTCCAGGTGATCAAAAAGCAGCGACATCTTGCGTTTCTTCGGGGCCACCGGGTTGCGCTGGGTCACTTGGCGCTTCCACTTGTAggtagggctggggggggggaggcatagcGCGGGGGAGGTATGTTAGAGCCAAGCCAGTCTTTGGACCCAACTGCCGACACACGCTCTTCCTGCACACGCATGCACAGCCCAGAGACCCCTGCGTGCTCCCACGCCCCGTGCACACACAGACACGCCATGTGCAAACACATGCCTTATGCACTCCTACACACACaccatgcgcacacacacacaccatgtgcacacacatatgTCCTGGACACTCCCGTGTGCATGCCCTGCTCATGCCCACACAAACATGCCCCATGCACTctgacacacacatgcactgtgcacacacacaacagaCTCATTCACAAGCATGCACTGGAACACCCCTGTGCACACGCTTGTGCCCCAGCTCACACCCGCTCCTCAGTCCTCCTCAGCCCATACAGGCCCCCTGCTCACACACAGGGTGCTGTTGGGGTGACAGCTGCTCTGGGACACCTCACCCCTATCCCTGACCCTCCcattcccccagctccccaccaccTCGACCCCATCCCCATGCCCCCTCAGATCTCCcaactcccccactccccatgctCCCACCCCCGCCACATACACATTCTCAATGTCGATGAGGTTGCTGTGGCGCCGGTTCCCCTCGCGGCCCAGAACCTCCTTTAGCTCCTTGATCTGCTCTGCTAGCTCCGGGTTCAAATCAAACTCCGCCGGGAATGCTGAGATCCAGtacctgggagggggaggggtaatGACAGCCAACACCCGGAacacagctgcctctggggtggggtgcagggactgtttgtacagggatccctcaccCAGCActaagatgcagctgcctctggggtggggtgcagggactgtttgtacagggatccctcaccCAGCACTAagatgcagccgcctctggggtggggcacggaggctgtttatacagggatccctcaccCAGTGGAAAGATGCCCTATGTTGagtcccctgctgctccctgcagcactgtGCCTTTGAATGCCGCACTGgggccagctctgcccctgaggTTTGAGAATGCTGCCCAGAAATGTGGGGCTCCTCTAGACTCACCTCACCAGGTGGCAGGTTTTCACCTGCAGGGAACTGCTTTCTGAGCTACGAGACTCTTGGTAGGTGCaagagcagagttaaggtgaaTTCCACATTGCAGGCACAagagactgggggaagggggagaaagggggaggagcggggggtggAGCTGGGCCATGGATTTAGGGCCCTTGGATCAGGCTGGGAGCAGTCAGTGTTCTAGAATCACagcaatgcagggctggaagggacctccagaggtcaccgagtccagccccccatgctgaggcagggccaagcaaacccagagcatccctgacaggtgtttgtccagcctgttcttccacctccagtgatggggagtcCGCAGCCTCCCCTggcagcctgttccagagcttaactagccTGAGAAAGTGTTTCCCAAAAGCTAACCTacttctcccttgctgcagattaagcccatgacATCTGGTCCTACCTccagtggacgtggagaacagCTGGACCACCGTCCTCTGCagaacatattggaagactgttagcAGTTGTCTTCCCTCCCCCGTCTTTTCTCAAGcctaaacatgcccagctttttaGCCTTTCCTCCCAGGGCAGGTTTTTAGaccttttaccatttttgttgctctcctctgtatgctctccaatttctccacagcTCTCCTAAAGCCTGGCACCCAGACTTGCAtgctgtactccagctgaggcctccccagtgccgaGTAACATCTCCGGTGTCTTACACACGCCTCTCCCATTAACACAGCCCAGACAATAACAGTCTTTTCCACAACGGCATCACGCTGTTGGCTTAGATTCCCTTGGTGAGCCAACCCCTAGATTCTTTTCAAGAGGACTATCACCTAGCCAGTCTTTCCCCATTTTGTGATTTCTCCTTCCTCAGTGCAgtcctttgcacttgtctttattgaatttcatcttctttcAATTCTCCAGTTTCTCAaggtcattctgaattctaatcctgtcctccaaagtgctcacAATCcccacagtttagtgtcatccgccaGTTTTATAAACCTACTCTCCACTgcatcatccaagtcattaatgaaaatattgactagcccCAGATCCAGGACTCacccctctgggaccccactcaatacaTCCCCCCAGTTTGACAGAGAACCACTGATAGACTGTCCTCAAAGAGCAGCTTTCAACCAGTTCTGCATCCACCttctagtaatttcatctagacaatATTTCCCTAGTCTGCTTatgagaatgggagacagggtcAAAAGcgttactaaaatcaagatctatcatgtctactgcttccccccagccactaggccagtaaccctgtcaaagaaggatattaggctGGTTTGGCaggatttgctcttgacaaacccacgctggctatttcttataaccctattatcctccagggaTTTACAAACTGAGTGTTCAATAATTTGTTCCGGTATCTTGCCAAGTATGGAAATTAGGCTGCCTGGTCTATAATCCCTGGGGTCCTCTTAGTTCCCCCGTTTAGAGACAGGTGCTAtgtctgcccttctccagtccctgAGGACCTCATCCGTCCTCCATTTCTCAAAGACAATCGCTAACAGCTCCCGGATTGCTTCAGCTCCTTCCTTAAGGATCCGAGAGTGAactgcaccagaccctgccaacttgaatagaTTGAACTCCTCTAAATACTCTTTAACCTGCTCTTTCCCTGTCTGGCCTGCATTcctcccccttgttgttaatattcatTGTGCTGAGTACCTGTCACCATTAACcgttttagtgaagactgaagcaaattaGACATTAAACCCcccagctttcttgatgtcatcaattAGCTCGCCTTCCTCAGGAAGTAGTGGACctgcactttccttcatctttctcttgctcccaaTGGTTTTAAAGAACCTCTTCCGACTGCCTTTCTGcctttcattttgtgccttagcctctTGGATTTTGCCCCTACCTGCTGGTGCAATTCTTCTGTGCTCTTCCTGTCCACATTTGCATTTTTTGAGGGATTCTTCCTTGCTTTTAAGATTATTAAAGAGTTCCAGAGGGAGCCACCTTGGCCTTTTCGTGTCTTCCCTTCACATCAGCCTactttgctgttgtgcctttaacaCTGTCTCGCTGAGAAACTCCCAGCTTTCTCCCTTCAATTTGCTTCCCTTGGGACCTTAGCTCCCAGTTCTCTGATCTGTTGAAGTCCATTTTTTTGAAGCCCATTGTCCTGatcctgctgcccccactccttcctttccttagagtCATGAAATGGTGTAATTTCAGGGTCACTTTCACCTAGATTGCCTTCTGCCTTCACATgcacaaccaattcctccctgttggtctgAGGTGTTGTTGAAATGTATGCGGACCCCCCAGTCCTGCAGGGGTCCCCTGGTGAGCCCCAGCTGGGGAGACACCCAGCTAGAAGAATAAGCCAGCTCTGTCCTCACCAGCCAGGGATATGTGCTTTGTGAAGGGAGGGGGTGCCCAGGAGGGAAAGGGGGGCAGTAGGTTGCCTCGAGGCAGGTGGGGGGATGAATGAGGGAaggaggtgcaggaaggggggtggagggctcATAAGGATATATGTGCAGCAGCTTGGCGGCcagctgggaggaggggatgtACCAGGGATGCATCATCAGGAACATTCGCACCAGCTGGGGGTCCCGCACCTTCCCCTCATCGTCTGCAAGAGAGAGTAGGCCCTGCTCAGAGATCCGGCAACCCACCACCCCCTCAGAGACCCCCCCCAATTCCCCAcgccccccccacagctcccaccacCCCCCTACTCAGAGACACCGCCCACAACCCCCTACCCTGCTCAGAGATCccgcaacctcccaccccactcaGAGACTCCCCCTGCAACCCCCCACCCTGTTCAGAGATCCCACTACCACCCACCACTCTCAGATCCCCCCACTACTCAGAGATCCCCCGCAACCTCCCATCCCACAACTTCCCACCCCACTCAGAGACCCCCCGCAACCCCCCACCTTGCTCAGAGACCCCCTACAGACTCTCAGTCTGCTcaaagacccccccaccccactcagaaACCCCCAATACTACTCAgagaccccacccccacaacccaACACCCTACTCAGAGACCCCACCCTGCTCAGAAACCCCCGCAACCTCCCACTCTACTCAAAGATCCCCCACAACCCTTCAACCTGCCCACACAGAGACCCCCTACACCCAACCCGCTCAAAAGACCCCTACTGACTCCCCAACCCAGAGACCCCAGTGATCCCCTCCCTGACTCGGCACCCCCTGTTGACTCCCCAACCTACTCAGATTACATCTGCACAGCCTTTGGCAGTGAGGCTCAGAGCTCGGGTCGCAGACTTGCAGACATTGCTGGGCAGACATCGCTGTGTGGACATCGCAGCTCGGGCTGTGAAGCCTGGGGGCGGGGGTCGCCAGCCCAGGTGACAGCGTCTACACAGCTATTCTTAGCCCCGGGGCATGAGCCCTAGGACCCTGCATCTGTTGCCCCAGGCTCGGAGACTTGCTGCGTGGCTACCGCTCACCATGTGGACATAGCCACAGAGaaacccccgccacacacacactgctcagcAACCCATACtgactctgctccctgcagcacagcaccccctagcccCTCACCGGGGTCCTGGGGTCAGCACTGATTGCAAGGGGAGAGCACCCCcgctgagcccccaccctgctcccca
Proteins encoded in this region:
- the RASGRP2 gene encoding LOW QUALITY PROTEIN: RAS guanyl-releasing protein 2 (The sequence of the model RefSeq protein was modified relative to this genomic sequence to represent the inferred CDS: deleted 1 base in 1 codon), with the protein product MSGTLDLDKGCTVEELLQGCIEAFDDEGKVRDPQLVRMFLMMHPWYIPSSQLAAKLLHIYQESRSSESSSLQVKTCHLVRYWISAFPAEFDLNPELAEQIKELKEVLGREGNRRHSNLIDIENVPTYKWKRQVTQRNPVAPKKRKMSLLFDHLESSELAEHLTYLEYRSFCKILFQDYHSFVMHGCTVDNPILERFITLFNSVSQWVQLMVLSKPTAQQRAQVITRFILVAQRLLQLQNFNTLMAVVGGLSHSSISRLKETHSHVSSETTKLWESMTELVTSLGNYSRYRRRLADCVGFRFPILGVHLKDLVAVHVALPDWLDRAHTRVNGTKMQQLFGILNELVLVQSIKPPFEANMDLINLLTVSLDQYQTEEEIYQLSLQREPRGKSAPSSPTSCSPPSRPADIDEWALAVKPKPDQTLVRTHIEKMVESVFRNFDVDGDGHISQEEFKIIRNNFPYLCKFGDLDENQDGCISREEMISYFMKSSAAVDGKMGFIHSFQETTFLHPVSCRHCKSLILGIYKQGLKCRCCGVNCHRQCREHLSLECRKRAKSFSLASPAHVPARSFSFSLPRPACRSPRHTEIREEEVQDVEDGVFDVHL